GCGTAAAGCCTGCGATACCCCATATACGGTGAGCGCACGCTTCGCCACCACCCCGGGCGGCGGTAACGTGATCAATGGCTTGTTGGTGCCCGCCAATAACAGCTCCGTGGGCATCGCGTTGTCCTGGGACTATACGAACCAGAACCTACCCTTCAATGAGTGGTTCCCCCTGGCCCAGATGAAGGGTGCCAACCAAACCACTCGCCAAGACTTCAGGGCTGACTTGAAGTGGCGCACCCTGCCCGTTCCCGGTGCGTTCGATGCAGCGGTCGTGGTCGATATGTTTTACAAGTAAGAGCGCGGCGGCTTTTAAGGATCGTCTTATGCCCAGGCACTGGGTGGCCGATTAAAATCCGCCGATGCGATTTAAAAGTTATCTGCTGCAGATCAATCCCGTCCTGTCCCGTCCCGAAGCAGCCAGAAGGCTGCTTCGTCTTTTTGCCGCCGTTTTACTGGTCGGCATCTTGAGCGGTGTCTACACGTTCCTGCTCTCCACCTTCAACAATGACATCTCCCAGCGGCGTGGCTATATGAGTAGCGCCATTGCCGAGGCTCATACTTTTTTCACCACCCGTGAAGCACTGCTCGAAAGCCTGAGCCTGTCGGCGGTGCGCAAATCCACCCAGGCCAAGGCCCAGGTTTATCCAGCCTCCAGCGAAGAGCAGCGTCTGCTGCTGGGCAACACACCAAGCCATCAGTGGAGCATCTGGCTGACCTCGCGCATGCGCAGTTACCTAAAGACCAAGCAGGTCAACCTGCTCTACGTGACTGCCGGCCCCAATCCGCAACTGACCCGGCTCTACGACTCGACGCCGCAGGTACTGCCGTTTTCCAAGTGCATGCTTAACCGCCTCAGGGCGTTGAAGCAACACAACCCACTGGACCCCGGCGAACTCTGGCTCAGTGATCAGACCGAGGGGCACTCCCACCTCTACCTGTTCATTTTGCTGGATGAGCGCGACCCCGACTCCGGCTGGCTGGGCCTGGAGATGGAAAGCCAAGAGGTCTCCACGACCCTCAATGACCAGAGTGCGGGCGAATTTATGATGCTCAACTCCCAGGGCATGCTGGTGTTTACCAATAGCCATGACCCACGGCAGGACCAGTCCTTGCTCAAGCCCAAGGGCGAGAATTTTTTCGGTTTTGTCGGCGATGGCCTGGTGCCGGATCACCTGGTGATCCGCAAGCAACTGAAATCTTCGGACTGGCAACTGATGTACACGATCAACCTGCGCGATGTGGTGCGGGGGTTATGGCGTGAGTTGCTCGGGTCGCTGGTGTTTTGCCTGTTCAGCGTAACGTTGATCTGGCTGCTGATGCGCCGGGTCAATCAACGCTTCATCATTCCGTCAATCAATAGCATCCAGGCGCTGATTGAAAGCGAAGCCTTCGGGCGCGACGTGATCCAGACTGCGCCGGTGGCCTTGTGCGTGCTGCGTCGCACCGACGGCCAAGTGGTGCTGGAAAACACCCTGGCCCAGCAGTGGCTGGGGAACGGCCTGGAGCGTGAAACACTGTGCGCCGGCTGGATCCGCCAGGCATTCGATGGTGAGCCCTCCGGAGACTGTGACTACTTCGAGACCATCGACGGCCGCCACCTTTATCTCAGCAGCGCACCCACCCGCTATCGAGGTGAGGACGTGCTGTTTTGTGCATTCAGCGACATCAGTGCGCGCAAACAAGTGGAAGCGGCCCTGGAAGAAGCCCGACAGTCAGCTGACGCGGCAAATGCCGCGAAAACCCTGTTCCTGGCGACCATGAGTCACGAAATCCGTACACCGCTGTACGGCGTGTTGGGCACCCTGGAATTGTTGGCCCGTACCAGCCTCGATGCCCAGCAAAAAGACTATCTGCATGCCATAGAGGGTTCTTCGGCCACCTTGCTGCAACTGATCTGCGATGTGCTGGATGTGTCGAAGATCGAGGCGGGGCAATTGGCGCTGGAACTGAGCGAGTTCTCGCCCCTGGACCTGGTCAATGAAATCATCCAAGGCTACGCCGCGGCAGCAATGGGCAAGGGTTTGCAGCTCTACGCCTGCTTTGACCCCAAGTTACCCGAACGGCTGATGGGCGATGTCACCCGCCTGCGGCAGATCCTCAACAACCTATTGAGCAACGCGGTGAAATTCACCGACTACGGGCGCGTGGTGCTACGGGTCAAGTTGCTCGACCGCGACGACGAGCGCTCCAGCGTGTTGTGGCAAGTGTCCGACACCGGCAAAGGCATTGCCCAGGAAGACCAGGCGATGATTTTCGAGCCGTTCTATCAAAGCGAAGGCAACACCAACGTCGTGGCCGGCACCGGGCTTGGTCTGCCGATTTGCCAGCGCCTGACGCAATTGATGAATGGGCATATCCGCATGGTCAGCGAACTGGGCCTGGGCAGCAGTTTCAGCCTGACCCTGCCCCTCGAAGTGGCGCCCTGCGCGCCCATGGGCAGCTTGCTCGCAGAGACGATTTACGTGGTTTCGCCGATTCCCGAACTCGCTCAATCCATCAGCGGTTGGTTGCGTCGCTGGGGCGCCCGGGCCCAGACCGGCCAACCCACCCACCCCGACGGTCAACTGCTGCTAGAGCTGCATCCCGGCGCCATCGAACAGCCCCTGATGCCCGACTGGCCTGGCCCCGTAATCCTGGTCAGTGGCAACAGCAGCAATGGCCAGAACGCCGAGACCGGCGCGTGGCATGCCAACCTCAACCAACTAAGCGCAATTCACCAGGCGGTCAGCCAGGCTCAAGGATTGTGGGTCGCCCGGGTCGACGAGCAGGTGCAAAAGCGCGAACTGCGCAAGCTCGACCTGCATGTGCTGGTGGCCGAGGACAACGTTATCAATCAACTGATTTTGCGTGACCAGCTTGAGGAGCTGGGTTGCACCGTGGAGTTGGCCTGCGATGGTCATGAAGCGCTGCAGTTGTGCAAGGCCTCCAACTTCGATGTGGTACTGACGGATGTGAATATGCCCAGAGTCAACGGCTATGAATTAGCCAGGCAGTTGCGCAGCCAAGGTTGCGCGCTGCCCATCATCGGCGCAACCGCCAACGCCATGCGCGGCGAGGCTGACTTGTGCCTGGCCGCCGGAATGAACCATTGCCTGGTCAAACCCTTTGCGTTGCGGGCCCTCTTCAACTACCTGGAGCCCTACACACGGATCCCCCATGAAGCCCTATAGTATTTTGATCGTCGAGGACCATCCCCTGCAGCACCTGTACCTGCAGAACCTGCTCAATGAATTGGGCGACTTTATGCTGGAGTCTGCCCAGGATGGGAACGAGGCACTGGAGCGATTGCGACAGCGTGATTTCGATCTGGTGCTGACCGATCTGCTGATGCCGGGCATGGATGGTGTGCAATTTATCCAGAGCCTGGCGACCCTGCGTTGCAAGCCTGCCCTGGCCATCATGAGTGCCGCCTCTCGGCGTATGTTGATGGCGGCCAGCCTGGTGGCGAAAAATCTCGATGTGAAAGTCATCGGCCTGATTTCCAAGCCGGTCGCGGCCGACGCCTTGCGCAGCCTGGTCAGCCAGCTCAACCACAAGGATCGCAGCCCGTCCCCCGCGCCAGCTACGCCGCCGGCCATTGACCGGCACACCCTCCTCCAGGCCATGGGCAACGGGCAGATCCAGGCCTGGTTCCAACCGAAAAAATCCTTGGCCAACGGCCGGATTGTCGCCGCTGAAGCGCTGGTGCGGTGGATGAACCCCGAGCAAGGGGTGATGTTGCCCGCCGCGTTTTTACCGGCGATCAAGACCTTCGACCTGGAAGAACGCCTGCTATGGCTGGTGCTCAAACAGGCGATCCATGCCCAGGAACGCTGGCGCCAGCGCGGCTATGAGATTCCAGTGTCGATCAACTTGCCGACCCACCTGCTCAACAGCCATGACTTGGCAGACCGCCTGCTGGCGTTCGTCCTGGACCACCAAGGCATCCCGGGGATGATCTGCTTCGAGCTGATGGAATGCTCGGTGCCCCAGGACATCAGCAACTTCTACGCCGGCGCCTGCCGCCTGCGCATCAAGGGTTTTGGCCTGTCCCAGGACGATTTCGGCAAGGGCTACAGCTCTTACCTGAACCTGGTGTCGACCCCGTTTACCGAACTCAAGATCGACCAGGCGCTGGTGCAGGGCTGCCATGACAACGAAGGCATGGCTTCGGCCCTGGCCAGCATCATCGCACTGGGCCGCAAACTGGGTCTTACTGTCGTGGCCGAAGGTGTGGAAACACCCCAGCAACTGGCACTGCTGCGCAAAATCGATTGCACCCAGGTGCAGGGTTTTCTGATTTCCCACGCGGTGTCGTCAGAACAATTTCAACAACTGTTGAACAATGATGGCCCAGCGATATCTCATTAGCCCACGCCCCGGATTTGTCTAACCTGTATAAGGAGTAAACTCCATCCAGCGCCGATTTCTCAGCCGCCTGCGAAAACCATCAATGAAGCACAACAACGCGATCCTGGAAGCATTCACCCGCAGCTCACTGCGCTTGAACAAAGGGCTCATGGGGGTGCTCGGCGTCGCGTTTTTGCTGGCAGGCACCAGTTATTGGGCGCTGCAGCGGATCGTCGATGAACAGTATGCCGCCGTGGGGTTTCATTTTGCCCGGCTGATGGAAAACATCCAGGAGCAGGAAACCTTTCTCCGGGTCCTGGCGCAGCCGGCTATCCAACGGGAACTGATCAGCGACAAAAACACCCAGGCCAGCCTTCAGAGCCAACGCCTGGACATGCACGACACCCTCTATGAAGGTCGCGAGTTCGCCTTTTCGGTGCCCTTCAGTGTGCGGTTCGAGGCGCAACGGGTCACGCCTGGCGAACAGCAGAAAATCTTTGCCCTTGGGGTGCACCTGGCCAGCTATTACAGCGCTTTCTGGTCATCGTCGCCTTACGCATCGCCCCACGTCTTTATCCTCAACCGTCTGGTCAACTACCACATTGCGGTGCCTGCGGTCGGCTACCAGCGTGGCGGCAAAACCCCGTTCAATGGCCCCACGGCCGAACAGGCCGACGCAGTGCAGCAAAGGCTTGAGCAGTTGCCCCGGGTGGATGACCGACTTTACTGGGAAGCCTACACCCCCTCCGAGAAGGCCCCTGCGACTCCGCAGTTATTGGCGTATATCGGCGTAACCCTGAACCCCCAGGTAATACGCGCGGGTCAAGGCAATAACCAGGTGGTGGTTGCCACTTTGCTGGATATGGCGCACGTCAACGATGTGGAACGCACCATGGAGTCGTCCATCTACGATCGGTTCAGCCTGATCTCCCCTGCCGGGCAGACGCTGACGGGGCCCCAGGTTCTGGCGTCGTCCCTTAGCGAAGGGCTGAATCTGCGCACCAGCGGCCTGGAGTTCAAAATGACCGGCAATGGCGAGTCGCAGTGGACTGCGATTTATGGGGTCAGCTACAAACATTTCTTCCGCTATGCCGTGTGGCCGCTGACCAGCCTCGCGCTGTTTCTCTGTGCAGTGCTGGCCATCGTCTGGGCGGGCACTCGCTGGTATCGCAAGCAAGTGATTCGTCCGGCGCGCCAGGCCCATGAGCGTATTGCCGAAAGCGTAGCGTTCAGTCGGGTGATTATCGACACCGCGCCTACCGGCCTGTGTGTGGTGGGCCGCGCCGATGGCCAGGTATTGATCGAGAACCAGCGCGCCCAACAATGGCCCGGCACCGCCAGGTTGGTGGCGGCCCTCAGCCGTGTCCACGACAGCGCCGACAGTGGCGAAACCCACCTGGAAATCGAAGGCCGGCACCTGCAGGTCGGCTTTGTTTCGACCCGTTATCAAGGCCAGGATGTGCGGCTTTATGCGTTCAATGACGTCACCCGGCATATTGAGGATGCCTTGGCCCTGGAAGATGCCCGGCGCGCCGCCGATGCGGCCAATGAAGCCAAGACGCTGTTCCTGGCAACCATGAGCCATGAAATCCGCACACCTTTGTACGGTGTGCTCGGCACCCTGGAGCTGCTCGGGTTGACGGCCCTGGACCCGCGCCAGAAAACCTACCTGCACACCATCCAACGCTCATCTGCCACGTTGTTCCAACTGATCAGTGATGTGCTCGACGTGTCGAAAATCGAATCCGGGCAGATGGCAATCGAATCCATCGAGTTTTGCCCGCTGGACATGCTCGAAGACACCTTGCACACCTACACCGCCTTCGCTCAGCGCAAGGGCCTGCAATTGTATGGCTGCATCGATGCGCAGTTGCCGGACTGCGTGGTCGGCGACCCGATGCGTATCCGCCAGATTCTCAACAACCTGGTAAGCAACGCGCTCAAATTTACCGACATAGGGCGCGTGGTGATTCGCGCCCGGGCGCTTCGCCGAGGGGCCGATAGCGTGGATCTGGAGTGGCAAGTGACCGACTCTGGCGTGGGCATCAGCCAGGCGCAGCAAGCCAAGCTGTTCGACTTGTTCTACCAGGCTCCGGACACCGCCGGCAAAGGCGGCGCCGGACTGGGCCTGCCGATTTGCCGCTGGCTCGCCGAGATGATGGACGGCCAGATCAAGGTCGTCAGCGAACCTGGCCTGGGTAGCAGTTTCACCCTGAAGATGAGCTTGCCGTTAGGCCGGGGGGAGTTGCCGGGGCTAACGCCTCTTGAACCGAGCACTACGCCGGTGTATGTGCAGGCGCCGGTGCGCGAGCTGGCAGAGTCGCTGTGCGCCTGGCTCGGCCGCCTGGGTATCCAGGCCTCAGTGGCAGGGCTGCCCCTGGCCCAACAGAGTCTGCAGGCCGTGCTGGTGGATATGTTGCCCGCAGGCCCGCCATTGGCCTGGGCCGGGCCGCGGGTATTGTGTGTGGCGGGCGCGCACAGCCCACCGCTGCATACTGCCAAAGGCTGGGAAGTGGATATACATGATGTACGTGCCATTGCCTCGGTGGTCTCGCTGGCGCAGCAGGGTAAGCGGGAGGCCGTGCAGCACGCCGAACAACAGAGCGCCGGGCAGTTGCAACTGCGTATTCTGGTCGCCGAGGACAATCCGGTGAACCAGGCCATCATCCAGGAGCAACTGGAAGCGCTGGGCTGCACCGTAACCTTGGCAGACAATGGCGAGCAGGCCATGCACCTGTGGCAACCCCAGGCTTTCGACCTGGTGCTGACGGACGTCAACATGCCGTTGATGAATGGCTACGAACTGGCCCGCACCCTCAGGGAGCACGACCCTCAGTTGCCGATCATCGGTGTCACCGCCAATGCCATGCGCGAAGAAGGCGTGCGTTGCCTGGCAGTCGGGATGAATGCGTGGCTGGTCAAGCCCTTGAGCCTGCAAACCCTGCGCGCGCAATTGATCAAGCTGTGCAAACCGACGATACGCGTCTTGCCAGCGGTGATCGACACGGTGCAGATGTCGGAAAAAATGCGCCCGCTGTTTGTCAGCAGCGTGCAGCACGATCTGCAGCGCATCAGCGCCGCACTTGAGCAACGCGATTGCCGGCGCCTGGCCGAAACCTTGCACTCAG
The Pseudomonas hygromyciniae genome window above contains:
- a CDS encoding ATP-binding protein is translated as MRFKSYLLQINPVLSRPEAARRLLRLFAAVLLVGILSGVYTFLLSTFNNDISQRRGYMSSAIAEAHTFFTTREALLESLSLSAVRKSTQAKAQVYPASSEEQRLLLGNTPSHQWSIWLTSRMRSYLKTKQVNLLYVTAGPNPQLTRLYDSTPQVLPFSKCMLNRLRALKQHNPLDPGELWLSDQTEGHSHLYLFILLDERDPDSGWLGLEMESQEVSTTLNDQSAGEFMMLNSQGMLVFTNSHDPRQDQSLLKPKGENFFGFVGDGLVPDHLVIRKQLKSSDWQLMYTINLRDVVRGLWRELLGSLVFCLFSVTLIWLLMRRVNQRFIIPSINSIQALIESEAFGRDVIQTAPVALCVLRRTDGQVVLENTLAQQWLGNGLERETLCAGWIRQAFDGEPSGDCDYFETIDGRHLYLSSAPTRYRGEDVLFCAFSDISARKQVEAALEEARQSADAANAAKTLFLATMSHEIRTPLYGVLGTLELLARTSLDAQQKDYLHAIEGSSATLLQLICDVLDVSKIEAGQLALELSEFSPLDLVNEIIQGYAAAAMGKGLQLYACFDPKLPERLMGDVTRLRQILNNLLSNAVKFTDYGRVVLRVKLLDRDDERSSVLWQVSDTGKGIAQEDQAMIFEPFYQSEGNTNVVAGTGLGLPICQRLTQLMNGHIRMVSELGLGSSFSLTLPLEVAPCAPMGSLLAETIYVVSPIPELAQSISGWLRRWGARAQTGQPTHPDGQLLLELHPGAIEQPLMPDWPGPVILVSGNSSNGQNAETGAWHANLNQLSAIHQAVSQAQGLWVARVDEQVQKRELRKLDLHVLVAEDNVINQLILRDQLEELGCTVELACDGHEALQLCKASNFDVVLTDVNMPRVNGYELARQLRSQGCALPIIGATANAMRGEADLCLAAGMNHCLVKPFALRALFNYLEPYTRIPHEAL
- a CDS encoding hybrid sensor histidine kinase/response regulator, yielding MKHNNAILEAFTRSSLRLNKGLMGVLGVAFLLAGTSYWALQRIVDEQYAAVGFHFARLMENIQEQETFLRVLAQPAIQRELISDKNTQASLQSQRLDMHDTLYEGREFAFSVPFSVRFEAQRVTPGEQQKIFALGVHLASYYSAFWSSSPYASPHVFILNRLVNYHIAVPAVGYQRGGKTPFNGPTAEQADAVQQRLEQLPRVDDRLYWEAYTPSEKAPATPQLLAYIGVTLNPQVIRAGQGNNQVVVATLLDMAHVNDVERTMESSIYDRFSLISPAGQTLTGPQVLASSLSEGLNLRTSGLEFKMTGNGESQWTAIYGVSYKHFFRYAVWPLTSLALFLCAVLAIVWAGTRWYRKQVIRPARQAHERIAESVAFSRVIIDTAPTGLCVVGRADGQVLIENQRAQQWPGTARLVAALSRVHDSADSGETHLEIEGRHLQVGFVSTRYQGQDVRLYAFNDVTRHIEDALALEDARRAADAANEAKTLFLATMSHEIRTPLYGVLGTLELLGLTALDPRQKTYLHTIQRSSATLFQLISDVLDVSKIESGQMAIESIEFCPLDMLEDTLHTYTAFAQRKGLQLYGCIDAQLPDCVVGDPMRIRQILNNLVSNALKFTDIGRVVIRARALRRGADSVDLEWQVTDSGVGISQAQQAKLFDLFYQAPDTAGKGGAGLGLPICRWLAEMMDGQIKVVSEPGLGSSFTLKMSLPLGRGELPGLTPLEPSTTPVYVQAPVRELAESLCAWLGRLGIQASVAGLPLAQQSLQAVLVDMLPAGPPLAWAGPRVLCVAGAHSPPLHTAKGWEVDIHDVRAIASVVSLAQQGKREAVQHAEQQSAGQLQLRILVAEDNPVNQAIIQEQLEALGCTVTLADNGEQAMHLWQPQAFDLVLTDVNMPLMNGYELARTLREHDPQLPIIGVTANAMREEGVRCLAVGMNAWLVKPLSLQTLRAQLIKLCKPTIRVLPAVIDTVQMSEKMRPLFVSSVQHDLQRISAALEQRDCRRLAETLHSVAGALGAVQALDLAQACIELESQLACGRLNPALEMRINQVSSRLSALLSVQP
- a CDS encoding EAL domain-containing response regulator; amino-acid sequence: MKPYSILIVEDHPLQHLYLQNLLNELGDFMLESAQDGNEALERLRQRDFDLVLTDLLMPGMDGVQFIQSLATLRCKPALAIMSAASRRMLMAASLVAKNLDVKVIGLISKPVAADALRSLVSQLNHKDRSPSPAPATPPAIDRHTLLQAMGNGQIQAWFQPKKSLANGRIVAAEALVRWMNPEQGVMLPAAFLPAIKTFDLEERLLWLVLKQAIHAQERWRQRGYEIPVSINLPTHLLNSHDLADRLLAFVLDHQGIPGMICFELMECSVPQDISNFYAGACRLRIKGFGLSQDDFGKGYSSYLNLVSTPFTELKIDQALVQGCHDNEGMASALASIIALGRKLGLTVVAEGVETPQQLALLRKIDCTQVQGFLISHAVSSEQFQQLLNNDGPAISH